The window ttggaaaaaaaaataaaataaaatcactgacATTATTTAGTGACGCATTGAGAAGGACTTTCAGATGCACAGTATACATATAGAGCATGAGCGAGTCGACTGTGGATCTGAATAACTCAAGAGTAAGtaaacagagcgcacctggcgATGAAGATGCAAAGCAAATAGACACGGTCGGCGCCCGCCAGCAGCATCGCCGCGCTCAGTCCAAGCTTGAGGAGGAACAGCCAGCGGATGACCTGGTAGACGCCGTGCCGCTGGCAAAGCGTCAGGAAGTACAAGTTGTTCAGGTGCGGCGCCACGTAGGAGATGCCTGCAGAAGCGGCGaacgtgaacaaaaaaaaataagcaaacaaCATCCATCTAAGCGTTCACATCACGCTAACGCAGAGCAACTGGTTTCGGTTTTACCGAGGAGGATGGAGCCTGTGGAGGCGGAGATGTTGTCTGACAGCAGGTGCTCCAGAAAGAGAGGGAAGAAGTTGTTGTTGAAGTGGCAGTGAAATACCTGCACTcgacacacacagaaaaacatttttaataatattacAGTGGAATACACCTCCAAAAGTCCAAATCTCCCAAGATTCCAGCTTAGTGAGCATCTACACCACTGGTGggcatgttcattttttttttctttttaggtaaCATCTACTCTATTTACTGATGACTGAATTTTACCAAGTAGGCGTTACTGTGAATACATATCATATAAGACTGAATTCCAATAATACCGACAGTATAAAAAAGACACAAAGTGATGCCATTGCTCTGCAAACGTCTTTCTGTTCCCTCTCCCAGACGTTAAAGGCAGAGTTGCTTAACTTTACTAAACTTTCATTATAAAGTGGTTTGCCTCTTTTTTATTCTCGTAATCAATAAAACGTCACTTGGCAACAGTTTTAGCCTGGAAGTTATTTTGAAACAACAAATTGCAGTCATTTATGAAGATTTAACTCTCCtacttccaaaacaaaaaacattttaaaacggcTGAAGGACAATGTTAAGTGACACATatgagttaaaataaataaatgagtggCGCCACagtgatcagctggtaaagcattggcctcacagttctgaggacctgggttcgatcccggccctgcctgtgtggaatttgcatgttctagcgtgcctatgtgggttttctctaggctatccggtttcctcccacatcccataaacattaattggacaccctaaattgccccaaggtgtgattgtgagtgcagctgtttgtctccatttgccctgcgattggctggcagccagttcagggtgtacccctcttcctgcctgttgacagctgggataggctcaatcactccccgcgaccctcgtgaggataagcggcaaagaatggatagatggatggataaaaaaatgagGGGGAATTCAAAATTAATGACAACTTTCGGGCCAATGCTGCTTCTGTTCTTGTGTCATAATGACATCCATTTCCAGAAAATTACAAACTTTTTACAGTACACTTTGCATTTCTTTTCATCACAAAGAAGCCAGCAACTGAATAGTtatcaaaaatatgaatgaaataatATGAAATCAATGATGTGATATGGGAGATCACCTGGAGGAGGTTCATGGAGACAAACCACATGAAGTTTTTGTGTCTGGAGAGCTGTTTGAGGTACTGCCGGATAGTGACGGGCCGCTCCGGCGTGGTAAAGGGGGCGTGGCCGACACTCAGCCTGCGTGATGCGACATTAGGAAGAACGTAAGACGGCAGTGATAAAATTCGGAAAGTGTTTTTGGTAGAGATCGTACTCTTCGAGCGTGTGCGCCTCATCCAGCCTGGGGCGGACTTCCTTTTGAAAGCGTCGCCGCAGCAACCGGGAGACGAGGAAGAAGCCCAAGATGGAGAAGGTGGCGAGAGCCACACAGAAGAGGCGAAAGGCATAGAAATCTTCCTTGTCCCAGAAGGAGTAAGACAGGAAGACGGAGAAGGAGCCCAGGGCGCTGAACACCGAGCAGTGGAAATTGAGGCGCGTGCGGTCGGCGGCCGACACGGCCAGGTCGGCCATGAGGGCGCTGTGGTGGAGGTCCACCATTGTCAGGAAGCCGTCGTACAGGCACAGGCAGAGCAGGAACTGCAGGCCCGGTCTGGCCCACGACACCCAGAAGGCCAGGAAGGAAAGGGCGAAGAGCGGCCCGCTGGACGAGAGTGCGTGGAGCCGCTTCAGGACCACCTCCGGAGATGTCACCTGGGAGCCGCTCCTGCATCACAGAAAACTGATCACTCGACTACAGTAACATTAGAAAGTATCCAATATTGGAGACACTgaaatttgatcaaattttGGAAAACAGGCTATCCAACCTCACCCTCGGGGGGTGCGgctgtaaggtaaactaggaaaaagagagtgtggcggagcagcggtcgtcgttaaagttctgtgtgctgcctaaaagaaaccagtggcttgttcttttcatttttttacagtacgtatgtgaattgtgccactggatgtaacaaccagtcaaccctcactcattgaatcacattgcaaaatgccacaaactgaatagctgtatgttatactttcaatttgcattggattttttttttaaa of the Syngnathoides biaculeatus isolate LvHL_M chromosome 22, ASM1980259v1, whole genome shotgun sequence genome contains:
- the mfsd13a gene encoding transmembrane protein 180 isoform X1, producing MTWTPGLLAASRQTPSVVTSPRYRYEEVVTSLLLTDGGGGKGRMGRSAADCWYGGVIVVPTAVLYGSLALFTSLLHNVFLLYYVDTFVSVYKIDKVSFWIGETVFLLWNSLNDPLFGWLSDRSFLSSPQSGSQVTSPEVVLKRLHALSSSGPLFALSFLAFWVSWARPGLQFLLCLCLYDGFLTMVDLHHSALMADLAVSAADRTRLNFHCSVFSALGSFSVFLSYSFWDKEDFYAFRLFCVALATFSILGFFLVSRLLRRRFQKEVRPRLDEAHTLEELSVGHAPFTTPERPVTIRQYLKQLSRHKNFMWFVSMNLLQVFHCHFNNNFFPLFLEHLLSDNISASTGSILLGISYVAPHLNNLYFLTLCQRHGVYQVIRWLFLLKLGLSAAMLLAGADRVYLLCIFIASNRVFTEGTCKLLKLVISDLVDEDFVVNRRQQAASALLFGMVALLTKPGQTLAPLIGTWLLCVYTGYDIFQKEPAKDSIADVSSGAGSPPLRLGCFHMLVFVPITCALLQLAAWSRFTLHGRKLQGIKSSRQGAQHGGMVDVKTI
- the mfsd13a gene encoding transmembrane protein 180 isoform X2 yields the protein MGRSAADCWYGGVIVVPTAVLYGSLALFTSLLHNVFLLYYVDTFVSVYKIDKVSFWIGETVFLLWNSLNDPLFGWLSDRSFLSSPQSGSQVTSPEVVLKRLHALSSSGPLFALSFLAFWVSWARPGLQFLLCLCLYDGFLTMVDLHHSALMADLAVSAADRTRLNFHCSVFSALGSFSVFLSYSFWDKEDFYAFRLFCVALATFSILGFFLVSRLLRRRFQKEVRPRLDEAHTLEELSVGHAPFTTPERPVTIRQYLKQLSRHKNFMWFVSMNLLQVFHCHFNNNFFPLFLEHLLSDNISASTGSILLGISYVAPHLNNLYFLTLCQRHGVYQVIRWLFLLKLGLSAAMLLAGADRVYLLCIFIASNRVFTEGTCKLLKLVISDLVDEDFVVNRRQQAASALLFGMVALLTKPGQTLAPLIGTWLLCVYTGYDIFQKEPAKDSIADVSSGAGSPPLRLGCFHMLVFVPITCALLQLAAWSRFTLHGRKLQGIKSSRQGAQHGGMVDVKTI